The Deltaproteobacteria bacterium genome segment GTAAGTAAATGTATGTCGTCCTTACGAATATAACCGTTGCCATACATATTCAAACTTAACAAACACAAAACCAGACTCACAAAATATAGCGACAAACTGGCTGTTTAATCGTTGTAGCTTTTGCAAAATTCACTATAACTTTACTTAAAAATAACACAAATTATCTCATCTTGGGAGTAATTACTTCCACATTTCTGGGCTAGTTTCGATCTTTTGGCTTGGGGCTTTAGTATACAATTCGATCTCTGGTGAAGTTTCTGAGCTCTCGCGGCCAACAACATCTGTGACTCGCAATTGGATACGGTTTTTTCCTTCTTGAAGATCAACTATTGTATTAAATCGACCTTGCTTGTCAGCCCAAATCGTTTGGCCAGCTACCCGAATCCTAGCACCGACCGAAGTTGCACCACTAATTAGCTGATGTCGTTTTGACGTAGTTGCTATCGTTGGCCATCGCACCTTTAATAATAGTGATTGCGGCACCGAAGCTGGTTTAGAAGGTTTACGTCCTGCACCTGCTATACTGTAAAAACCTGCATTAATATTAACCGTTTCGCCGTTAGCTGCAACCGTAGCACTGCCTTTAGTAACTGCTGTACGCAATTCACCATTCGCATCAACGCTAACAGTCAATGCACCATCGCCAGTTTCAGCTACAGCTTCACCATTGCGATTTGCTATCTGTAAACGAGGGCCTTGTTCGCTTTTGACATTGGCCAGCACAACACCTTCACCAACAAATAAACGGGCCAAATTGGGGCCAATATCACCTAAACGAATATCTGTACCGGCAGTTACGTTAATATGTAAATCTTTGCCAACCAATAATTCAGCTTTAGCTCCTTCACCTGTACGTAATTGAGTGCCAGGTAGTAAACTTTGACCTTTTATAGTGGCTTGCCACTCATGATCACGAGGTCGCACTTGTACGTCGCCGCTAATATTTAACAAACGCGCAGTTAATTCTGCTGCAGGTGAAACAAAGACCGGATTATTTGGATCTTGTTGCACCTGCCGCCTTGAAATAACAAACAAATACGACAAAACCACAATTATGCAGATAATCAGAATACCAGTAACAAATATGAGATTGCCGCGTTTCACTGGGACCAAGTTTAACGCGAATTACAGTGGCCGTCGCGGGGAGAAATGTAAATAATTATTAAAACTGATTTGTTTATTTAAGCTTTCTTAGAGGCTACAGCCTTACTAGGACCGATACGATCAAGCAGATTGCGGGTAGTAACACGATTGGTGACTAGCCGTTTAGCCTTTTCATCGCGGTTTTTCTTGGCAATTTTATCGGCAACAAACATATTACCGCTACCATTAGCGATCTGCGCATTTAACATATTAGCACTGAGAGAGCTGTTTAAACTCATCGACATCATGTTGCCAGGCATCATACCATTTGCGTGTAAATTGTTTGCTATCATAGTAACCATCCTTGATTATTTTGTTCATGCATTAATTATCGGCTGGATGTGTTAATAAGTTGCGAAAAAAAAATCTATTTAGGTTGCTAAAATATAAAAACAGCAAGTTGATATTAAAGATCCTCTAAATATAAAATAATCTAAAATTATCAATAAGTTATTAAAACAGACAGGCAATACTGGAGCCGCAACTAATGAAGGCCATCATAAACACCCTTCACAGTTGCCGCCATCAGTCTCTAACGGAGCTCAAGTAAGACCGCATGCCATAGAAACCCATAGCGGTGCTGATGATACCGAAGAAACAACTGCAACTGATGATAATAGCAACCAAGCAGCAGACGAGACGCCTGCTGAAACTGATAAGCGTGTCGCTGAAGATCCAATTAAACAAAAATATAAACATCTAGCCATCTCAGTATCTACTCAAGGGATAGTACTAACCTATGATAAAATTCAATTTGATCATTTTGGTGTAAAATTGCAGCAAACATCTGTTACACCAGAAGGATTGAGCACCGCTGCTAAAATAAATTCTACTCATAATAATAGAGATGCTGTGCCAAAGAGCCGCAAACTCCCACCTAAATTAAGTCTGTTACATACAATTTTAACAACTGGTGAAAATTTATACTGTACTCTCACTAAAGCATTTCATAATAGCAAGAGCGTAAATAGCTCTGCTGCTATTACCAGCGGTAAAGTAATATCTACTGAAGCGGCAATTGTTATATGTATAATGTTGATGATAGCAAGAGTGAAATAAATTCATCATTCTAGCAAAATTCGCCCTATTTTGTTCATTACTACTAATAAGGTTTTGAGACTATTGCTGTATCGACTGCTATTGCTATACATGATAGCGCACTTTGCGGAGATTAAAAAAAGATGCCGGTCAAAATTCCAGACTCGCTACCAGCGCGCGGCGTGCTTGAAAGCGAAAACATCTTTGTGATGGATGAACATCGCGCTACTCATCAAGACATTCGCCCTATTCGTATTGCCATACTTAATTTAATGCCGTTAAAGATAAATACTGAAACCCAACTACTACGGCTACTTGGCAATTCACCACTGCAAGTTGAAATCACTCTGCTGCATATGGACTCGCATCAGTCTAAAAATACTCCTGCTGAACATTTGCTCGAACATTACGTAACTTTTGCCGAAATTCGTGAGCAATTCTTTGATGGTTTTATCATTACTGGTGCTCCGGTTGAACAGTTACCATTTACTGAAGTTGATTATTGGCCAGAATTAATTGAAATTATGGACTGGGCTCGCTCGCATGTCTACTCAACTTTTTATATCTGTTGGGGTGCGCAAGCCGGTTTGTATCACTATTATGGTGTACCAAAATATCCATTAATAGCAAAAATGTTTGGGGTATTTTTACATAAAATCAATGTTCGTTACGAACAATTATTACGTGGTTTTGATGATAATTTTTACGCCCCCCATTCTCGCCATACTGAAACTAGGCGTGAAGATATAATCGCTGTTCCTGAATTAGTACTACTATCAGAGTCAAAAGAAGCTGGCGTTTATATTGTGATTTCGACTGATCGTCGCCACATTTTTGTTACTGGACATTCTGAATATGACCCTTTAACCTTGCAGGCTGAATATATTCGTGATGTTAGTAAAAACTTGCCAATTGCAGTACCGCGTAATTATTTTCCTGATGACGATCCAACACTTGAGCCTATAGTGCGTTGGCGTGGACATGCTAATTTACTTTATAGCAATTGGCTGAACTATTATGTTTATCAACAAACACCGTTTGATCTGCAACAATTACCTGAAAACCATATTTCTAGAAGGTCTCCCTAATTACAAATAATTTTTTAAGGTGGACAAATTGATGTTCAGCGCTATCAAAATTTAACGTTTAACGTTAATATATTTTTTATTAATATCATTTTAATGTAATACCTAATTGATTTTAATTCAGCCAATCCGGCAAACGATTAAAAAAATCGTGATATGGTAAGATTTTTATATCATCTATTTCATAAGCTTGAGGTTGGGTATTTATAACAACAAGTTGAGTATTAGGATGTTCGTTTGCAAAAGCTCTTAGCCCCGATAAATCGCGTCCACCTAAACGACTATTAGTTTTTATTTCAATTGCTA includes the following:
- the metA gene encoding homoserine O-succinyltransferase: MPVKIPDSLPARGVLESENIFVMDEHRATHQDIRPIRIAILNLMPLKINTETQLLRLLGNSPLQVEITLLHMDSHQSKNTPAEHLLEHYVTFAEIREQFFDGFIITGAPVEQLPFTEVDYWPELIEIMDWARSHVYSTFYICWGAQAGLYHYYGVPKYPLIAKMFGVFLHKINVRYEQLLRGFDDNFYAPHSRHTETRREDIIAVPELVLLSESKEAGVYIVISTDRRHIFVTGHSEYDPLTLQAEYIRDVSKNLPIAVPRNYFPDDDPTLEPIVRWRGHANLLYSNWLNYYVYQQTPFDLQQLPENHISRRSP